A genomic stretch from Pseudoliparis swirei isolate HS2019 ecotype Mariana Trench chromosome 18, NWPU_hadal_v1, whole genome shotgun sequence includes:
- the suox gene encoding sulfite oxidase, mitochondrial isoform X1: protein MYDSTCPQSGSLLTGVRGRECGHNTISAMLLLRRCHSLTRFGLLNTQRLGEAPAVASCAGRLWSSSSEDQRSYQRAHAPSWRHALAGLLAGTGAVLAYGLHHHKAEQEDTIRVPTIEKTSAFPIFSQEEVTSHRSLEDGVWVTYKGGVYDITAFVAMHPGGDKILLAAGGALEPFWALYAVHNQEHVLEMLSEYKVGELSAEDLKKQKTLQTSDPYSSDPERHPVLRINNLKPFNAEPPPEILSDSFITPSAVFFKRNHLPVPQVDPASYQLQVEGLPGGVLTLSLEELKTRFTKHTVTATLQCAGNRRSEMNKIKQIKGLNWGIAAISNATWGGARLRDVLLAAGYGPEVAQWAFHVQFEGLDKDVTGTTYGASIPLNKAVGEEGDVLLAYEMNGADLPADHGYPVRVVVPGTVGARNVKWLGKIIVSADESMSHWQQNDYKGFSPGTDWDTVDFKSAPAIQELPIQSAITTPADGAVVDRSLEEVAVKGYAWSGGGREVVRVDVSLDGGKTWQVAKLRSGEKGHAPEPSPPPGRAWAWKLWEVTAPLPAEAETLEIVCKAVDDSYNMQPDTVAPIWNLRGVLSNAWHRVTVKIREDETEE, encoded by the exons ACCATCAGTGCCATGCTGCTTCTCAGACGCTGCCACAGCCTGACTCGATTTGGCCTGCTCAACACTCAGAG GCTTGGAGAGGCACCTGCTGTGGCCTCGTGCGCAGGTCgtctctggagcagcagcagtgagGACCAGAGATCGTACCAGCGTGCCCACGCTCCCAGCTGGAGACATGCACTGGCAGGGCTGCTGGCTGGTACCGGGGCTGTACTGGCTTatggcctccatcaccacaag GCGGAGCAGGAAGACACCATTAGAGTGCCGACAATAGAGAAGACCTCAGCTTTTCCCATCTTCAGCCAGGAAGAGGTCACCAGTCACCGCTCTCTGGAAGATGGCGTGTGGGTCACTTACAAAGGGGGCGTCTATGACATCACTGCGTTTGTTGCCATGCACCCTGGTGGGGATAAAATCTTGCTGGCAGCAGGTGGAGCCCTCGAACCCTTCTGGGCGCTGTATGCTGTCCACAACCAGGAGCATGTGCTGGAAATGCTCTCGGAGTATAAG GTTGGTGAGCTGAGTGCAGAAGACCTGAAGAAGCAGAAAACCCTTCAGACATCGGACCCCTACTCTTCTGACCCTGAGCGTCACCCTGTCCTGCGCATCAACAACCTCAAGCCCTTCAATGCTGAGCCGCCTCCTGAAATCCTCTCTGACAGCTTCATCACCCCCTCTGCTGTCTTCTTCAAAAGAAACCACCTGCCAGTTCCTCAGGTGGACCCGGCTTCGTATCAGCTGCAAGTCGAGGGCCTTCCTGGTGGAGTGCTGACGCTGTCTTTAGAAGAATTGAAGACTCGATTCACTAAACACACCGTCACCGCCACGCTTCAGTGTGCCGGTAACCGTCGCTCTGAGATGAATAAGATCAAGCAGATAAAGGGACTGAACTGGGGCATCGCCGCAATCAGTAACGCCACATGGGGCGGTGCGAGGCTGCGGGATGTGCTGCTGGCCGCTGGATACGGGCCCGAAGTGGCCCAGTGGGCTTTCCATGTTCAGTTTGAAGGACTGGACAAAGATGTGACGGGGACGACCTACGGCGCTTCCATCCCTCTCAACAAGGCAGTCGGTGAGGAAGGGGATGTGTTGCTGGCTTATGAAATGAATGGCGCGGATCTCCCTGCCGACCACGGCTACCCCGTCCGCGTTGTGGTGCCGGGCACCGTGGGCGCACGCAATGTGAAGTGGCTGGGGAAGATCATCGTGAGTGCCGACGAAAGCATGAGCCACTGGCAGCAGAACGACTACAAGGGCTTCTCCCCGGGGACGGACTGGGACACGGTGGACTTCAAGTCTGCGCCGGCCATCCAAGAGCTGCCCATTCAGTCGGCCATCACCACCCCAGCAGACGGGGCTGTGGTGGATCGCAGTTTGGAAGAGGTGGCTGTGAAGGGTTACGCCTGGAGCGGCGGGGGCAGAGAGGTAGTACGCGTCGATGTTTCTCTGGATGGAGGAAAGACCTGGCAGGTGGCCAAACTGAGGAGCGGCGAGAAGGGGCACGCGCCTGAACCCTCGCCCCCACCGGGACGGGCCTGGGCCTGGAAGCTGTGGGAGGTCACGGCTCCTCTTCCCGCAGAGGCGGAGACGCTGGAGATCGTGTGCAAGGCGGTTGACGACAGTTACAACATGCAGCCGGACACGGTTGCTCCCATCTGGAATCTGAGGGGTGTGCTGAGCAACGCCTGGCACAGAGTGACCGTGAAGATCAGAGAGGACGAGACCGAGGAGTAG
- the suox gene encoding sulfite oxidase, mitochondrial isoform X2: protein MLLLRRCHSLTRFGLLNTQRLGEAPAVASCAGRLWSSSSEDQRSYQRAHAPSWRHALAGLLAGTGAVLAYGLHHHKAEQEDTIRVPTIEKTSAFPIFSQEEVTSHRSLEDGVWVTYKGGVYDITAFVAMHPGGDKILLAAGGALEPFWALYAVHNQEHVLEMLSEYKVGELSAEDLKKQKTLQTSDPYSSDPERHPVLRINNLKPFNAEPPPEILSDSFITPSAVFFKRNHLPVPQVDPASYQLQVEGLPGGVLTLSLEELKTRFTKHTVTATLQCAGNRRSEMNKIKQIKGLNWGIAAISNATWGGARLRDVLLAAGYGPEVAQWAFHVQFEGLDKDVTGTTYGASIPLNKAVGEEGDVLLAYEMNGADLPADHGYPVRVVVPGTVGARNVKWLGKIIVSADESMSHWQQNDYKGFSPGTDWDTVDFKSAPAIQELPIQSAITTPADGAVVDRSLEEVAVKGYAWSGGGREVVRVDVSLDGGKTWQVAKLRSGEKGHAPEPSPPPGRAWAWKLWEVTAPLPAEAETLEIVCKAVDDSYNMQPDTVAPIWNLRGVLSNAWHRVTVKIREDETEE from the exons ATGCTGCTTCTCAGACGCTGCCACAGCCTGACTCGATTTGGCCTGCTCAACACTCAGAG GCTTGGAGAGGCACCTGCTGTGGCCTCGTGCGCAGGTCgtctctggagcagcagcagtgagGACCAGAGATCGTACCAGCGTGCCCACGCTCCCAGCTGGAGACATGCACTGGCAGGGCTGCTGGCTGGTACCGGGGCTGTACTGGCTTatggcctccatcaccacaag GCGGAGCAGGAAGACACCATTAGAGTGCCGACAATAGAGAAGACCTCAGCTTTTCCCATCTTCAGCCAGGAAGAGGTCACCAGTCACCGCTCTCTGGAAGATGGCGTGTGGGTCACTTACAAAGGGGGCGTCTATGACATCACTGCGTTTGTTGCCATGCACCCTGGTGGGGATAAAATCTTGCTGGCAGCAGGTGGAGCCCTCGAACCCTTCTGGGCGCTGTATGCTGTCCACAACCAGGAGCATGTGCTGGAAATGCTCTCGGAGTATAAG GTTGGTGAGCTGAGTGCAGAAGACCTGAAGAAGCAGAAAACCCTTCAGACATCGGACCCCTACTCTTCTGACCCTGAGCGTCACCCTGTCCTGCGCATCAACAACCTCAAGCCCTTCAATGCTGAGCCGCCTCCTGAAATCCTCTCTGACAGCTTCATCACCCCCTCTGCTGTCTTCTTCAAAAGAAACCACCTGCCAGTTCCTCAGGTGGACCCGGCTTCGTATCAGCTGCAAGTCGAGGGCCTTCCTGGTGGAGTGCTGACGCTGTCTTTAGAAGAATTGAAGACTCGATTCACTAAACACACCGTCACCGCCACGCTTCAGTGTGCCGGTAACCGTCGCTCTGAGATGAATAAGATCAAGCAGATAAAGGGACTGAACTGGGGCATCGCCGCAATCAGTAACGCCACATGGGGCGGTGCGAGGCTGCGGGATGTGCTGCTGGCCGCTGGATACGGGCCCGAAGTGGCCCAGTGGGCTTTCCATGTTCAGTTTGAAGGACTGGACAAAGATGTGACGGGGACGACCTACGGCGCTTCCATCCCTCTCAACAAGGCAGTCGGTGAGGAAGGGGATGTGTTGCTGGCTTATGAAATGAATGGCGCGGATCTCCCTGCCGACCACGGCTACCCCGTCCGCGTTGTGGTGCCGGGCACCGTGGGCGCACGCAATGTGAAGTGGCTGGGGAAGATCATCGTGAGTGCCGACGAAAGCATGAGCCACTGGCAGCAGAACGACTACAAGGGCTTCTCCCCGGGGACGGACTGGGACACGGTGGACTTCAAGTCTGCGCCGGCCATCCAAGAGCTGCCCATTCAGTCGGCCATCACCACCCCAGCAGACGGGGCTGTGGTGGATCGCAGTTTGGAAGAGGTGGCTGTGAAGGGTTACGCCTGGAGCGGCGGGGGCAGAGAGGTAGTACGCGTCGATGTTTCTCTGGATGGAGGAAAGACCTGGCAGGTGGCCAAACTGAGGAGCGGCGAGAAGGGGCACGCGCCTGAACCCTCGCCCCCACCGGGACGGGCCTGGGCCTGGAAGCTGTGGGAGGTCACGGCTCCTCTTCCCGCAGAGGCGGAGACGCTGGAGATCGTGTGCAAGGCGGTTGACGACAGTTACAACATGCAGCCGGACACGGTTGCTCCCATCTGGAATCTGAGGGGTGTGCTGAGCAACGCCTGGCACAGAGTGACCGTGAAGATCAGAGAGGACGAGACCGAGGAGTAG